The following is a genomic window from Hymenobacter gelipurpurascens.
CCCAACGTCTGGATTTGGCTTGGCGACAATATCTACGGCGACTCTGACGACCCCAAAGTGCTGCGCGCTAAGTACGATGCGGAGTTCAATCAGGAAGGCTACCGCGCGCTACGGCAGCAGGGCACCACCGTAATTGGCACCTGGGACGACCACGACTACGGCCGCAACGACGGCGACAAGAATTACCCATTCAAAGCCCAGAATCAGCAACTAGCGCTCGACTTTCTGGAAGAGCCCGCCAACAGTCCGCGCCGCAAGCAGGAAGGAATTTATGCCAGCTACACGTATCAAGTGGGCCGTAAAAAGGTAAAGGTAATTCTACTTGATGACCGATATTTCCAGGATACGCTTTACCGCGACGCCCAGCAGGTGTATCACCCCAACCTCACCGGCGACATACTGGGGGAAGCGCAGTGGCAATGGCTCCGGGAGCAACTCCGGAGTTCCGATGCCGACGCCCACATCATCGGGTCGGGTATCCAGTTTCTGCCCCAGGAACACCGCTTCGAGAAGTGGGCCAACTTCCCGGCGGCACGCCAGCGCTTCCTAAACCTGCTCTCTGAAACCAAGCCCAAAGGCCTGCTCCTCATCAGCGGCGACCGGCACATTGGTGAAATGTCTAAAGTGACGATACCGGGAGTGACCTACCC
Proteins encoded in this region:
- a CDS encoding alkaline phosphatase D family protein, coding for MKKSLSILLGIFLLLAGPAATAQQAGKELRIAFGSCNRHDLPQPLWDDIARDKPNVWIWLGDNIYGDSDDPKVLRAKYDAEFNQEGYRALRQQGTTVIGTWDDHDYGRNDGDKNYPFKAQNQQLALDFLEEPANSPRRKQEGIYASYTYQVGRKKVKVILLDDRYFQDTLYRDAQQVYHPNLTGDILGEAQWQWLREQLRSSDADAHIIGSGIQFLPQEHRFEKWANFPAARQRFLNLLSETKPKGLLLISGDRHIGEMSKVTIPGVTYPVYEITSSGLTHPATHNTSEPNPYRVGPLVNQKHYALFQFQNKGRKLFVTASLRGDEGKVFYSEKLKVGK